Genomic window (Trichomycterus rosablanca isolate fTriRos1 chromosome 27, fTriRos1.hap1, whole genome shotgun sequence):
attgaagaacagcatgaaagggggctaacaaagcatgttttACATGGtgtatgttttacatttaatttattacaacATGTTCATATTAGTATTAAATTACAATTTATtcattaaatgtgtgtttttattgtgtgtttttttacagaTGCACTTTGAAGCTGCAAGGATGCTGTCTTTTACAGAAGAAGAGTTTATAAAAGCTCTGGACTGGGGCAAATCATAGTACAGTACATGTATTGTATTGTTTCTTTGGATGCCTGTCCTGAATGTGTTTTGTTGGCTGGTGTGACTTGTTTATACAGATTTTAGAACTGAATTTTGGCTCAAAACCAAAACCCTGGGTGTGAGCTGACCATTATGTTCAGTTTTTTGCCCAGACTGTTTCCAATTGCTTGTTTATATAATAGGGCGCTTGGGTGACCCAGCAGTTTATAATGCTAGCCCATTACCACTGGTATCCAGGGCTCAAAACCCTAGCAGccggttgggcgtctacatacagacatgattggctttgtctgagaGGGGACGGCTGAGGCCCCATGATAGATTAGTGTTTGGGGTGGCTGTTTTGGGCGTTATTGCATTTCGCCCCATGATTCCTGGGAAACCTGGACCCTCCACGAACATAACCGGGATAAAGCGGTGGAAAaatcatatatatatgtatCTTTACAATCGTATACAGTTTGCTAGAGGATGTACTTTGTTAATAAAACATCTTAATAAAATTGTCTTCTGCTTTGTTTTGGAATCTTATGGGACACAGTTGAACAAATATGAATTCATATCATTTCTCTACAAGACCGACTTGACAAAACAAGCCGAGCGACACTGACGAAGTTCCTTAATAGTCCACAGGAGGCAGGGTGACCATTCTGGTGAACTCCTCATAATGAATAAGTCCATCGGGACCAACGTTAGCCTCCTTAAACAGCTCGTCCACTGTAATTACAAGACAGAAAAGATGAttgtaatgcttttaaaatgttcaGCAGCAGCTCTGAAGTCTACTTAGTCGAATCTAGCTGCAGATAATTATTCTCAAATTGAGTTTACCAGTTGCAATTTGAATAAATTGGACATGGTTTGGAAAagcactagggatgtaacgatgcaccataAGACAGTTATTTATCGATGCACGACTGGCACTATTCAAATCGGTAATTCATGTCAAATGAATCGATTCACTGGTGCTATTAACCTTGCCTGAAAAAGACATGTAAATTCCAAGTTTATAAGAAGCACAGACAAAGCCTtagtttatttatgtgaggatactttctttatttgtattattcatttatttatataaagtgggatttgttttaaaatttaatttcaggccgctcaggtggcgcagcggtaaaaagaaacgcgctgcaaccagggctggattctgagaagcgtcgtatcgaatccagccttgctttaccggttcgaagctgagtggctatatgagcaacgattggccggttgctcatgtggggggtgggacaaagaaccggatgtgggtctctctctgtcagaatgcgattgcgttctctgccggctgattggaggcgcttacacagagatgggagagggtgcccttagggtgtgtctctccgcatgcaacgctaggtggcgccaaactcgtcgatgtgtgggtggcaaagatgcatctggctgctgctcgtgtttcggaggggatacgggttagcttcgatcacctccgtcagggcagggttcggcatagacagagaggaagcacgatgctaattgaacaattggatgcgctaaaaggggagaaaaaggggtaaaaaaaataaataaataaataaaacaatttaatttcagttcttttttacacaaaaagggaaatgtgcagcatcgtTTTGCAAAGTTTGTACtatgtacctacctcaaaaataaaaggacattcattatttagataaataaaatataagcagaaataataaatggaaactttgtcataaattgtcttcaatttatcaggaaatcgggaaaaaaatcgtattgtcaacccagtatcgtgaatcataacgcatcatgggtagagtgtatcattacatccctaaaaAGCACACATCTGGGTCTATAACGGCCCACAATTTGCACAGCATTGttaggacaaaaaaaaaaatccaaattgTGGTAAAGCACAGATCAGAAGTGCTCTCAAGAGTGCTTGCTCTGTGTTCTGCATATCATCAAGCATTATAGAGAAGTAAAAACAATTGTACCAAATGCAGGGGTGATAACTAAGGCCCTGCCTAATTCGAGGCTGTGAAAATTGCATCACAGTccatgaaatgagccttttcctgtgtaatttgcaatttgctgtgaaattcaaagggtgtttgtttagcaatttaacatttttcattcatgtagCCTTTAAGTGTCTCAGGTTTACTGGTTAGAAAAAATCTACGCTGTTATCTGCTGGGGCAATGTCATCACATTCTCTCTCTACATTCGTGTAAGCCAGACCTatattccatttattctatcatttaatttatgagtgtaatttaatgaccatTCACTCCAGTCAAATGATAACCCTAAATGATTAGGGTTAAACTAGCAATGCCAATGCAGCCGTACCTTCTTTATTGGTCAGCTTCTCTCCCAGGCCTGTGAGTTTGGCACGTAGCTCCGATGCCAGGATGTAACCCTTCTTTTGCTTGTCAGTCATGCGCATGGCCTCTAGGATCTCAGACTTGGGGTCCTCCTGCTGCATCTGCCTGTGCATGATGGTCAGGAAGGTGGAGAAGTCCAACTCACCCGTCTTATCTGAACAAATCAGACCCATTACAAACACTATACTACTGATTTACACATGAatcaattattttataagctacaactgctatataaataaacattgtgggtatacaataacTCAATGTAGCCCATTAGTTGCTTTGTACACCATGTCCCTCATAAATCTAaagggacccccataggacgCCCAAGAATTAGTAATTGTAATTGGTAGGTttccaacagacacaactggctgtgtctgaggaaggaaGGTCAACCGGGTTCCTTGCTGCTGTgaatgcgacctctgctggctggtcaaggtGTCTGCACAAGGGGTGTCTCAATCATTCATTTTACAGCTAGTAAATAAGGTTTCAGTATGGAAGCTAAATAACTGGACAACACAGCACTTTACCTAGCTTATGGACTTGCAAGTGGCGGTCCACCTCGCTGAAGGTGGGACAGGTGCCTAAAGAACGCATCACGGTGATCAGGTCCTTGGCTTCAATCTTTCCTTTCCTCTTCTTATCATACAAGGAAAAGCATTCCTTAAATTCTAGATGAAAAAAATACATGATATTATAGAAGATCAACATCATTAAGTTTAactaataaataacataatacaaaaataaaggtTCACTACCCAACAGTATGGTTGGGTGATAataccatatacactgatcagccataacattaaaaccacttccttgtttctacactcactgtccattttatcagctccacttaccataaaagaaacactttgtagttctacaattactgactattgTTCTGAAGTTAAGTTCACATCTTCTACCCTTTTGTTAAGGCTTTCTATTGgattttggggtgtgtgtgtgagaattttgccctttttttaatgtttccCCAAAGGTGGTTGAGTTCAGAACTCTCAAATGTCTAGGCCACTAAAGTTCCTCCTCACCCAACTTCAACAATGTCCTTATtgtacacagggacacagtTGGGCCATTTGGTTGCCTGTGTTTGCTTATATGACGTGGTTTGTATCTGTCAATGCAACACAGTCAACACATTCATATTTTATACCAGAATTGGCTTCAGTATAAATATTTAGTACTAGGTCTGTGCCTGTGGCATACATAAAAATCACAAAACACAATACAATAGGCCTAATGGTCATTAACTACAGTatcaaaagcaagaaaaaaCAACGTACCATTAATCTGATTCTGTGATAGAAACTTCGCCTGAACAAAAACGAcatcaaatacaaaataatttgtAAGTTAATCTGATAAAACCACTTAAGAATCTTGTAGTAAGAAGAATCTATTGGTACTTACCATTGTTGGTTGTGTCTCTTCTGTAGACTATACAGGAGGATCCTTCCTTACACTTACAACCATGATCTAAAGTCCAACACCGTGACGTAATTGATAGCCTCGTCACCAGAGTAACAAGGATATATAACACCACATATCATATTGTGCGCTCCTTATTTATGACTTCCGCAAGAGCCAGGAGTGAGGTGCTAGAGAAGACGCAGTTTGTTTTGTATGTACAGGTGATATTTTAATTCCCTATGATTAAGCATGCATTCATGTTCATACATAGAGGTGTAATCAGCAACAACTTAAAGTACTTTTACATCAGCAttgagcagacgcttttatgcaAAGTGGAATGTATAGGAGttgaggtcagcatcagtagagagaaagcgtatTGCAATTGGGAAATTGGATAtggctagattgggaggaaaattgggaaaaaaaacactgcacgCTTGTGATACCTTTGGAATGACGCTTTATCTATACAGTACAGGGCTTAATAGAGGCCATAAAACATCATAAATCCTCCAGTTTTGCAATTTCAGAACAGGTCGTTCCCA
Coding sequences:
- the calml4a gene encoding calmodulin-like protein 4a isoform X1, which produces MRSLGTCPTFSEVDRHLQVHKLDKTGELDFSTFLTIMHRQMQQEDPKSEILEAMRMTDKQKKGYILASELRAKLTGLGEKLTNKEVDELFKEANVGPDGLIHYEEFTRMVTLPPVDY
- the calml4a gene encoding calmodulin-like protein 4a isoform X2, encoding MRSLGTCPTFSEVDRHLQVHKLDKTGELDFSTFLTIMHRQMQQEDPKSEILEAMRMTDKQKKGYILASELRAKLTGLGEKLTNKEAHPIVQLASCFLSVYAEPCPDGGDRS